One Acaryochloris thomasi RCC1774 genomic window, TGATCTGCGCTCAGGTTTACCCCGGTGGTTTAATTTACGGGGTGGAGAAGTACGAGAATATGTATCTGCTTCTATTGCCACTATCGCCACCAGCATCAAGCAGGTCTTAGAGAAAACCCCGCCAGAGCTTGCCGCTGATATCCTAGAGCGCGGCATGATATTGACGGGGGGCGGGGCTTTACTCAAGGGAATCGACCTTTATTTAAGTCGAGAGGTGGGGCTTGTGGCTCAGGTTGCCCCAGACCCTCTAGACTGCGTTGCACTAGGAACAGGAATAGTGCTTGAACAGTTTCCAGAAATGAAGCGGGTCTTGCTGAGTTCTTAAGTTACCCTGTCTTTATTGGTGGGGCTGTGTTTACCACCCACTCTCAATGCTGCTCATCGCTTGTACATGGGCTGGATCATCAGCCTGTACGTCACTATCTTCAATCACGTATACGTCATGGATGGCCCTTCTAGCATTATCCGCAATGACCGCATTGGTGAGTAAACTCAGTGCTTCTGGTTGATCAAGATTATTCAGTGCTCCTGCATATTTGCGGCTGTGGGTAGGGCGAACAGACTCTTGGCAATAGCTAGAAAGTTCACGACTGGCCGTCATTACTTCATAGGCAAACTGCTTTTCTTGGTCGTTGCCAAAGAGGGCGGTGTATAACAGATTGATCATTGATGAGTCGTGGACCTGGATCTTGTATTTGGTTGTGATTTGAGACCAGTATCTCAAGGCCTTGAGGCCCTCTAGCCCGCCTGTATTGAGACCGGAGTTCTCACACCACCGCTCAAATTCTTCGACATTGAAGGGACACCGCTGCTGCGATCGCATAAATTTAGCCAGCACTTGACCTGCCTGGAAATTTCGTGTGGGTTGTCCCGTCACCGGCAGCATCATGCTGCCCCGCACATCTGCCACCATTGCCGTGAGCTGGGAGAATGTATGGTCGCGCACCTTTTCCATGTTGCCTCCCGAGTTGAGTGTGGCCTCAATGCGAGGTACACCATAGCCTAACTCTGTTAGTTCAATGGGCTGGTTGTTGTAGAGTGCATTTCGATCTCGGCGAGACATAGAAACGGTGGCTGCTTGATCCAGGCACTGATCTAGCAGTAGCGTAAGTAAAGTTGGCAGAATGCCAGGGTTCTCCCGATGGTATTCATAGCCAAACCCAGCGAAGATTGAGGCCATGTTTTTTGCCGCTTTAATATACTGGGCCTCAATATTGTGAACACCGGGTGAAACCTGGATATTAGGGGAGAGCTTATCGAGCATTCGCGCCCCCAGTAAGGCCGTTAGAGCATTAGGGTGACAAAAATTAGCTGTGAAGCTATCTACGGGAGCACGTAGAGCGCCATGGCGATGAAAACCTGTGAAGAAGGCTAAATTAGGCTGTTTTTCGCACAGTACATAGGCATCGTTCAGCACCGCATCGTGACTGAAGGATCCGGCAAGGCAGGCTAAGACAACCGTCTTGCGACCCAGCTTCTTTCTCAACCGACAGGCTTCCTCTAGATCTTGCTCAATGTAATTACTGTTGGCGCTCAAAATGACGAGGTCACACTCTAAAATCAAATCTTCTAGCGTATTGGCAACCCACTCGTCGTTCTTTTTTGTGTGTGCAAGATTATGCATGCTCACCACATAATCTCGGTCCATGCCTTGGATGGCTTCTTTAGAAAATGCACCCATCAGTTCTCGCCCTGGACGAGGTGCTAGCAGCAAAGATGAACCGCCAGCCTGCATGACTGCGTTGTACACCAGTGATCCTGGATAAAGGCCAATACTATAGAGGCCAATCTTTGCCTGCTCCAGCTCACGAATACGCCTGTTGATATTGGCTTTATCTAAAGACTGCTCAAAGAAACTATTCTGCATTACGCTCCGTGCTACGCGACAGCTTTGGGAAATAGATGATAGACACTCTTCCCTAACCTGAGCCTAACAGCTCAGGTAAACCAAGTTTTTCCCTCAGACAAAGAATTGGGGTTGATCGCCCTTTGCCCTCAAGTGAAGAGGGCAGAAGTCGATGCCATCGTTTGCTTCCCTCAAAAACTTTGACCACCATGATAAAACGTCTGCATCGATCAATCTATTCTTTATTCTCTTATCACTTGAGCAGTTCTGACTGACGTGATGATTGATAGTGAGTGCCTAGTATTAGTCTTCTTCTTCTGCTGAGAGCTTGCCGAGTCGTTTCAGCACCATGACTGAGCGAGCTGCCACCGCAAGCGGCTGATCTTCAAGATAGCGCTTCCCTCGCTGGACAAATCGGGGCTTCGTGGTGTTGATCAAAATAGACCATTCCCACGCCTGCAGGTCAGGATGCAGATTGAACTCTAACGTTTCGTGGTGGGCGTTGAAAAACATCAGAAAACTGTCGTCAATGATCCGTTCGCCGCGCTCGCCCATGGTGGCAATCTCTTCGCCGTTTAAGAGAATTGCGATCGCTTTAATAAATCCGTCCTGCCACTGCTCCTCTGTCATTTCGCTGCCGTCTACATCAAACCAGACAATATCGCGGACCTCAGACCCGTGAATGGCCCGCCCCTGAAACCACTTGCGACGGCGAAAAATTGGGTGGCGGCGGCGCAGATCAATCAACTGGCGCGTGAAGTCTAAAAGCGCCTCGTTTTCTTCTGGCAGATTCCAGTCAATCCAAGAGATCTCGTTGTCTTGACAGTAGGCATTGTTGTTGCCCCCCTGAGTGCGACCCATCTCATCACCGCTGACGAGCATGGGCACTCCTTGAGACAGAAGTAGCGTGGCTAAAAAATTTCGCCTCTGCTGTTTCCGCAGCTCAATTATCGCTGGATCATCTGTTTCCCCTTCCGCGCCGCAGTTCCAAGAGCGACTATGGCTATCGCCGTCTCGGTTATCTTCGCCATTAGCCCTGTTGTGCTTTTCGTTGTAGCTAACCAAATCATTGAGGGTAAAACCATCGTGGGCGGTCACGAAGTTGATGCTAGCGTGGGGACGCCGACCATTGATCTGATAAAGGTCAGAACTGCCCGTTAACCGATAGGCAAATTCAGCTAAGCCACTTTCTTCGCCGCGCCAAAAATCGCGCACGGTGTCGCGGTACTTGCCGTTCCACTCGGACCATAGCAGCGGAAAGTTACCCACATGGTAGCCGCCTTCGCCGACATCCCAAGGTTCAGCGATCAGCTTCACCTCAGCGAGCACTGGATCTTGGTGAATGATGTCAAAGAACGAAGCCAGGCGGTCTACAGAATAGAACTCCCGCGCCAGCGCCGTGGCTAAGTCAAAGCGGAACCCATCGACGTGCATCTCTAGCACCCAGTAGCGGAGGCTGTCCATAATTAACTTCAGCACTTGGGGGTTACGGACGTTGAGCGAGTTGCCGCACCCCGTAAAGTCCATGTAGTAGCGGGGATCCTCTTCTACCAGGCGATAATAGGTGTAGTTATCAATGCCGCGCAATGAGAGGGTTGGTCCCAGTTGGTTGCCTTCGCCTGTGTGGTTGTATACCACATCTAAAATCACTTCAATGCCGCCCCGGTGCAGCGCCTTGACCATTTCCTTAAATTCCTGCACCTGTCGCTCGGCCTTGCCGGCAACATAGCCAGCATGAGGTGCGAGGAAGGCAATAGAGTCGTATCCCCAATAGTTTTGCAGCTCTTTGTCAGCAAGATGACCTGGCTGGGAAAGAAAGTGGTGGACGGGCATTAGCTCGACTGCCGTCACCCCTAAAGACTGGAGATGGGAGATGGCGGCAGGATGGGCAAGCCCTGCATAGGTACCGCGCAATCGTTTGGGAATTTCGGGATGTAGCTGGGTAAATCCTTTGACGTGCGCTTCGTAAATAATAGTCTCGTGCCAGGGTGTTTGTAAAAGCTGATCACCTTCCCAGTCAAAGGCTTCGTCGATGACGATTGCCTTGGGGACGAGGTGCGCGTCGTCTATTTCTGAAAAAGAGATGTCTTCATGGTGGTCTTCCCAAGCATATCCAAAGAGGTCGGGACCAAATTCGATTTCTCCGTCTAATGCTTTGGCATAGGGGTCAATCAACAGTTTGTAAGGATTGAACCGATGACCGGCTTTTGGATCATAGGGACCGTGAACCCGGAAGCCATAGCGCTGACCAGGCCCAATGGAGGGAAGGTAGCCATGCCAGGTAAAGTTCCGAACTTCGGTGAGTGGGATGCGCGTCTCGCGCCCTCTTTTGCCAAACAAGCAGAGTTCAACACCTGTTGCATGTTCAGAGAACAGCGCGAAGTTCGTGCCCTTACCGTCCCAAGTTGCCCCTAGAGGGTAGGGTTTACCTGGCCACAGCGATAGATACATACTGCCTCAGCTCTACGAAAGTTTAAAGATGCCCCCGACTTTGCGCGGGGAAACTTGGACATAACTCTATGAATTATAGATTTAGCGGCTGAATCGTGCGTCCATCCTTGGATACAAACGGGGCTAAAGACATAGGTAGTTGCCTTTTCAATCATCTCTTTCTCTGCCTGCCATGACTGGAAGACAAGCTTTGATAGAAAAGCAAGCATGGGATTTCTATCAAAGCCTCTATGCAAGAGAGGAGATGCTCTCTTGTGCAAGATCATGCTCAAGGCTGTGGTCCAAGACATAAATTACCATTTCTAATGGCGTTGTTGATCCGACTCCGCCAGGGCTATGGGAAAGGCACTACACTGGTTGAGCTATCGTTTATTCTGCCCTTGAAATGCAACCTCGCCGAATTGCCCGTGAATTGGCTCTACTGAGCCTTAGCCAACTGCCCAGCAAGCCTAAAAAGCTGGAAGAGCAGACGCCCCAGACTGTCATGCTGACGGCTATTCGCGCATTGACAGGAGAGGTGCAGGATGCTTTGGAAATGGCCTCGGCAGATCTAAAGCGTGGCAATGATTTGCTTCGGGATAGTGAGTTTCGTGCGGTTGATTTGAAGAGTTCTCAGGCAATGGTGGGAGATGCGATCGCACGTACTCAAACTGCTATCAATCGCCTTGGTTCAGCCGTGGAGCTACCGGAACTCATGCAGCTGGGTGACCAGCAGGAAGTGCGAGATTACACCATCCAAATTGTCAGCACCTGCAACCAGTACCGCCAAGAGGTCGATGAACTGCTAGAAGCCTCGCTACAGGACTGGCAGCTCACACGCCTTGCAAAAGTAGATCAAAATATCCTTCGGATTGCGGTTGTCGAAATGGTCTACCTAGCGCTGCCGGATCGAGTTGCCATCAACGAAGCTGTGGAGCTAGCCAAACGCTACAGCGCCGAAGAGGGGCATCGATTTATCAACGGTGTGCTGCGGCGCGTCACGAAACAGTTGCCTGCGGCCCCTCAGCAATCTTGAACGGCAAACCTTGAAGTCTGATGGTCTTAGATTTCTCAAGCGGCTTCATGATCTGAATGTTCGTGCCGCTCCTTGCCGTATTTAAACTGAGAACGCTCACCCAGCTCTTGGCCTACTTTCCATAAATGCATTCCCAATCGCAGTTGATTGGCTTCCCAAGCGTCTAGTGCTTTGGGGACATCGTGATTTTGGGCGGTTAGAGCCTCGGTGAGTGCGATCGCATTGGCTGCCCCTTTAGAAACACTAGCTGCCGTATGAGGACGAGGAACAAAGGCTGCATCCCCAACCAAGGCAACACGATCAAATGCCATTTGCGGCACGCCCAGATCTAGAATTGCTTGAACAAACGGCTCCTGGGTTGCAGCCACAAGCTGCTGAAAAGGCGGTGCAAGTACTTGATCCGCATACGATCGCATCTGCTGCTCAACGTCTAAAGCCATCATTCCCGGCGGAATCGAGTAGTCGCGGCGCTTACCGTTTTTATCCGTGAGGATAGATGCAAGTTCAGTGGCCTCGTCATAGTTGACGTACCACACCCAGTTAAAACGACGCTCTCCAGGAATAAGTGACTCGTTTTCCCCTGGAATTACATATTGAAGAATATGGGAGTTGGGAAATTGAAAGAAGACAAACCGCTCTCGCATTAGATTTGCCGCTACGCTGTCAAGTTCCGCTTCATCCACCAAGCCACGATAGGCAACATAGCCTGCGTAGCTCGGCTCATAGCTTGGGAGGAGCTGGCTTCGCACCGTCGAGTTAGGACCATCTGCACCAATCAACAAACTGGCCGTATCTTGAGTATCGTCAGTGAAAGTAGCCGTGACCTGTTCTCTCTCCTGCTGAAACGTCTTCAGCGTTTTGCCTTGGTGATAATGTTCTGTCGGGAGATGCCGCCGCATCGTACCGTAGAGCAAATTCCAAGAGGTCAACGTCTGGTGCATCATCATCCGCTGAGCAATGCTACCGTCTTGTTCGAGGTAGAGCCGCTCGTTAGCGATAACACCCAGTGGAGCTTCATAGGCAACACCGGCCTGATGGAAGGCGGCCAGTACGTCTGGCTGCAGTACAACCCCGCCGCCACGACTGGCGAGCGTATGGGAAGAACGTTCGTAGATATCGACCTCCCAGCCGATTGAGCGCAGCAAGATTCCTGTGAATAGTCCGCTCAGCGATCCGCCAATGATGATGGCGCGTTTATCTGTGGATTTCATTTCGCAACCTCCGCTTTCTCTCGCAAGGCATTTTGTAGGGCGGTTGAGTATGCCTCAACAGACTGAGCACCCGATAGAATTTCCTGTCCAATCTGAATGCTAGGGACACCTTGAATACCGCGAACCATGGCCTGACGTTCTGACTCGCGCACGTCTTCAGTACCAGCATCAGAGCGAAGAAAAGCCCTCACCGTTTTTCTATCTAGACCCACTTCATCTGCGAGATTTGCTAAGACCTCAGCTTCAGCAATATTTTGTCCTTCTGTGAAATATGCCTTCAGAATGCGTTCAGCCATTTCAGTTGCTTTGCCGACCTGTGCTGCAAATCCTGTGAGGCGATGTGCCTTTAGCGTGTTGGGTGTCACCTCCATCAGGTCATAGCGAAACTCAATGCCGTCGTTCTGGGTCGCCTGGACCGTTTTTGCATCGAGCAGTTGAGAATACTCCCAACTGCCAAACTTATTCGAGCGATAGGTTTGGCGATCGATTCCCGCTGCAGGCATGTCTGGGTTTAGCTCGTAGGGATGCCAGATACGTTCGATCTTGACTGTTGGATTGAGCTGGTCAAGGGCACAATTTAGCCTAGCCTCGGCAACCAAACACCAGGGACAAATAAAGTCTGACGTTATCTCTATTTTCAAAGCCATGCTGACTGCCTCCTTTTGGGACAATCTCACCATAACTCCACTCAATAGAGATGTTAATATAGCTCTCGGGCTAAACACCTTTGCGTTTTGCGCAAAAAAGAGTTCAGTATGGATCAGTTTTCGGCAATGCGAGCCTTTACAAGAGTGGCGGCGACCGGGAGTTTTTCAGAAGCCTCCCGGCAGCTTGGGGTAGCTGTTTCTTCAGTCACTCGCCAGGTGAATGCTCTAGAAGCGATGCTGAACACACAACTTTTCAACCGCTCGACGCGTAGCGTGACTCTTACGCCGCAGGGACGTAGATATTACGACAAAGCCATCCTCATTCTCCAAGACGTTGAGGCCGCGAATCTCTCAGTATCAGAACAAGACGAAATACCACGGGGATTATTGCGGGTCAGCTTGCCCGTTGCCTTCGGGCGGCTCCACATTGCGCCACTGCTGGGGGATTTTCTGTCTCAATATCCTGAAATGCAGTTAGATTTGATTTTCAGTGACGGACTTGCTAACCCGGTGGAAGAGGCGCTGGATCTGGTCATTCGGATCTGCAATCTCGATCGCTCCGGCGTCAATTGGATCCTTCGTAAGCTTACCTCTCACACTCGAAAGGTCTGCGCCAGTCCGAGCTACCTTCAGGAGCATGGCATCCCCATGCATCCGGACGATTTAGCGGATCACAATTGTCTCTGCTTTAGCTACTCCATTGGGCATGATACTTGGCGATTTAAGCGAGATAGTGAGATCTGCGAAGTGAAGGTCAATGGCTCTTTGGTCGCGAATAACTCAGAGGTTTTACGTCAGCTTTGTCTAGAGGGTGCAGGGTTGATTTTGATGCCCACTTGGTTGATTGGCGAGGATATTTGTGAAGGACGTTTGCAGACTGTCTTGGATGATTTTCAGTTTTACCCTCACACAGATGTTGATACTGGCGTTTATGCGCTTTACCTACCCAATCGACGCCACTCTCTGAGAGTGAAGACGTTTGTTGATTACCTGACTCAGCGACTTAGTCATTCATCTGCTTCTGGCTAGATAAGAAGAAAAACGCTCTAACTAAGTTGACTGCATTTACGGCTCTATAGTCGGCTCAACTCTTCAATCTTTCAATATCTCTCCTGGGTGGCGCACCAAACATACGGGAATATTCACGGCTAAACTGCGAGGGACTTTCATAACCGATCTGATAGGCCGTCTGAGCCGCATCAGTACTCTCAGTAAGCATCATCTGACGCGCTTTCAATAGTCTTAGCTGTTTTTGGTACTGCAGCGGACTCATTGAAGTGACCTCTTTAAAGTGGCGATGAAATGACGATGAAGACATATTAGCCTGCTCAGCTAGGGCCTCAACTCGCAGTGGCTTTGTGAAATCAACGTTGATTTGCCTGAGCACCTCAGCAATTCGCTGCATAGTGCTGCCAGATGTGGCGATCTGACGCACCGCTTCGCTTTGTTCACCGATTAGAAGGCGGTAATAGATTTCACGGATAATCATTGGTGCCAAGAAAGGGATATCCTGTGGCGCGTCCAACAGTTGCGTCAGTCGGGTGGCACAATCAATTAACGGTAAATCGGCATTATTGACAAATAAGCCTCTCACCGAGTTCTCTTTTTTATCTTTAATCGGTCTGACTTGAGCAATAATGTCGCAGAGTTGAACGGGGTCTAACGTCAGCTTGAGTCCTAAGTAAGGCTGACTGGTTGTTGCCTCCACCGGAAAGCCACAGATCGGTAAGTCAACTGAAACCACTAGATATTGGGCAACGCCATAGTAATAGGTTTCATCGTTGAGCAATACTTCTTTTTTGCCCTGAACGATGATAGCAAGGGTTGGTTCACAGACCCCCTGAAGTGTTTTTGCGGTAGATTCCCGCATGAGGTCTAGTTGATTGATGGCAGTTGTATGCATACCATCTCCCTTGCCGTCAGTATGCCGAGCTACCAATGCCGCTAATTCGCTGCATTTGCTGATTGTCGTCCTGTGACTCAGTACCTTATCCACCGCGTTGAATCCTTCATTGATTTCACTACTCCTGTGATCTCATTGTAGAAAATGTTTTTCTTGCCAATACTCCATTTGAGAGGATTAGGCAATTATCTGAGAAGTTTGTGTATTTAGCGTCAAGATTTTTGCGCCTACGATGAAACTATGTCAAAAGAACCATGAAAGGATAAGGCAATGGTAAACGACGCAACAAAAATTGCTTTGGTGACAGGATCGAGCCGGGGGCTGGGCAAAAACACTGCTTTAGCACTGGCAAAAAAAGGAGTGAATGTCATCGTCACATATCACAGCAGCGAGGCGGAAGCCGATCGTGTTGTGGCTGCGATCGCAGAACTGGGTCGTGAAGCTGTTGCCCTACAGCTCGACACATCTAGCACGAAAAACTTTGATGCGTTTGCAGTGCAAATCAAACAAGTCCTGAAAGACAAGTGGCAAACAGAGCAGTTTGACTTCTTGGTCAGCAATGCCGGAATTGGCATCAACCAACCCTTTTTAGAGACAACCGAAGCAGACTTTGACTGCCTGATGAATATTCAGTTGAAGGGCGTGTTCTTCTTGACGCAAAAACTGCTGCCGCTGATCAAGGATGGCGGACGGATTATTAATATCTCATCGGGTCTGGCTCGATTTGCGCTACCAGGATATTCTGCCTATGCCGCAATGAAGGGAGGCATCGAGGTGTTGACCCGCTACTTAGCAAAGGAGCTGGGTGAAAGGCAAATTGCCGTCAACACGATCGCTCCTGGTGCCATTGAAACAGATTTCGGCGGCGGCGCAGTGCGTGACAATCAACAGCTCAATGATTTTGTTGCTTCGCAAACGGCTCTGGGCCGCGTGGGTGTGCCGGACGACATTGGAGGTGCGATCGCATCTCTACTCTCCGAAGAAAACCGTTGGGTCAACGCCCAGAGGCTTGAAGTCTCTGGCGGCATGTTTATCTAACTGACTAAACCCCAACAGCAAAAAATATCAGGGAAGGCATCAAAGCCATGAATCGACTGTTTCTGACCTCAGCAGTAGTGCTAGCCGTAGTGATAGTTTCAGAAACTCAAGCACAGGAGACCGTTCCGCAACCGCCAAAAGTCCTAACCCGCCAAGAGCGCGGCGAAAAAGTGATGAATAGCTTTTCACAAGGCCAGGGGCTACCACCACATTTCCAACAGCTCCAAAAGGATTTTCCAGAGCTGGCCGATCTAACGCTCAAATATGCTGTGGGTGATATTTGGGGGCGAGAAGTTCTAGACGACAAAACCCGACAACTGGTCTCTCTTGCCGGGTTTGCCGCAGAAGGGACGATGCCGCAGTTCAAGGTTCATGCCCAATACGCTCTCAACTACGGCGTGACACCAGAAGAGCTG contains:
- a CDS encoding LysR family transcriptional regulator; this translates as MDQFSAMRAFTRVAATGSFSEASRQLGVAVSSVTRQVNALEAMLNTQLFNRSTRSVTLTPQGRRYYDKAILILQDVEAANLSVSEQDEIPRGLLRVSLPVAFGRLHIAPLLGDFLSQYPEMQLDLIFSDGLANPVEEALDLVIRICNLDRSGVNWILRKLTSHTRKVCASPSYLQEHGIPMHPDDLADHNCLCFSYSIGHDTWRFKRDSEICEVKVNGSLVANNSEVLRQLCLEGAGLILMPTWLIGEDICEGRLQTVLDDFQFYPHTDVDTGVYALYLPNRRHSLRVKTFVDYLTQRLSHSSASG
- a CDS encoding FAD binding domain-containing protein, translated to MKSTDKRAIIIGGSLSGLFTGILLRSIGWEVDIYERSSHTLASRGGGVVLQPDVLAAFHQAGVAYEAPLGVIANERLYLEQDGSIAQRMMMHQTLTSWNLLYGTMRRHLPTEHYHQGKTLKTFQQEREQVTATFTDDTQDTASLLIGADGPNSTVRSQLLPSYEPSYAGYVAYRGLVDEAELDSVAANLMRERFVFFQFPNSHILQYVIPGENESLIPGERRFNWVWYVNYDEATELASILTDKNGKRRDYSIPPGMMALDVEQQMRSYADQVLAPPFQQLVAATQEPFVQAILDLGVPQMAFDRVALVGDAAFVPRPHTAASVSKGAANAIALTEALTAQNHDVPKALDAWEANQLRLGMHLWKVGQELGERSQFKYGKERHEHSDHEAA
- a CDS encoding carboxymuconolactone decarboxylase family protein, with the translated sequence MNRLFLTSAVVLAVVIVSETQAQETVPQPPKVLTRQERGEKVMNSFSQGQGLPPHFQQLQKDFPELADLTLKYAVGDIWGREVLDDKTRQLVSLAGFAAEGTMPQFKVHAQYALNYGVTPEELMEVIYITTVTSGYPRALIAAGTLKELFQENNVKFPVTSQQ
- a CDS encoding DsbA family oxidoreductase; the encoded protein is MALKIEITSDFICPWCLVAEARLNCALDQLNPTVKIERIWHPYELNPDMPAAGIDRQTYRSNKFGSWEYSQLLDAKTVQATQNDGIEFRYDLMEVTPNTLKAHRLTGFAAQVGKATEMAERILKAYFTEGQNIAEAEVLANLADEVGLDRKTVRAFLRSDAGTEDVRESERQAMVRGIQGVPSIQIGQEILSGAQSVEAYSTALQNALREKAEVAK
- a CDS encoding AraC family transcriptional regulator; protein product: MHTTAINQLDLMRESTAKTLQGVCEPTLAIIVQGKKEVLLNDETYYYGVAQYLVVSVDLPICGFPVEATTSQPYLGLKLTLDPVQLCDIIAQVRPIKDKKENSVRGLFVNNADLPLIDCATRLTQLLDAPQDIPFLAPMIIREIYYRLLIGEQSEAVRQIATSGSTMQRIAEVLRQINVDFTKPLRVEALAEQANMSSSSFHRHFKEVTSMSPLQYQKQLRLLKARQMMLTESTDAAQTAYQIGYESPSQFSREYSRMFGAPPRRDIERLKS
- the glgX gene encoding glycogen debranching protein GlgX; this translates as MYLSLWPGKPYPLGATWDGKGTNFALFSEHATGVELCLFGKRGRETRIPLTEVRNFTWHGYLPSIGPGQRYGFRVHGPYDPKAGHRFNPYKLLIDPYAKALDGEIEFGPDLFGYAWEDHHEDISFSEIDDAHLVPKAIVIDEAFDWEGDQLLQTPWHETIIYEAHVKGFTQLHPEIPKRLRGTYAGLAHPAAISHLQSLGVTAVELMPVHHFLSQPGHLADKELQNYWGYDSIAFLAPHAGYVAGKAERQVQEFKEMVKALHRGGIEVILDVVYNHTGEGNQLGPTLSLRGIDNYTYYRLVEEDPRYYMDFTGCGNSLNVRNPQVLKLIMDSLRYWVLEMHVDGFRFDLATALAREFYSVDRLASFFDIIHQDPVLAEVKLIAEPWDVGEGGYHVGNFPLLWSEWNGKYRDTVRDFWRGEESGLAEFAYRLTGSSDLYQINGRRPHASINFVTAHDGFTLNDLVSYNEKHNRANGEDNRDGDSHSRSWNCGAEGETDDPAIIELRKQQRRNFLATLLLSQGVPMLVSGDEMGRTQGGNNNAYCQDNEISWIDWNLPEENEALLDFTRQLIDLRRRHPIFRRRKWFQGRAIHGSEVRDIVWFDVDGSEMTEEQWQDGFIKAIAILLNGEEIATMGERGERIIDDSFLMFFNAHHETLEFNLHPDLQAWEWSILINTTKPRFVQRGKRYLEDQPLAVAARSVMVLKRLGKLSAEEED
- the nusB gene encoding transcription antitermination factor NusB gives rise to the protein MQPRRIARELALLSLSQLPSKPKKLEEQTPQTVMLTAIRALTGEVQDALEMASADLKRGNDLLRDSEFRAVDLKSSQAMVGDAIARTQTAINRLGSAVELPELMQLGDQQEVRDYTIQIVSTCNQYRQEVDELLEASLQDWQLTRLAKVDQNILRIAVVEMVYLALPDRVAINEAVELAKRYSAEEGHRFINGVLRRVTKQLPAAPQQS
- a CDS encoding SDR family NAD(P)-dependent oxidoreductase, translating into MVNDATKIALVTGSSRGLGKNTALALAKKGVNVIVTYHSSEAEADRVVAAIAELGREAVALQLDTSSTKNFDAFAVQIKQVLKDKWQTEQFDFLVSNAGIGINQPFLETTEADFDCLMNIQLKGVFFLTQKLLPLIKDGGRIINISSGLARFALPGYSAYAAMKGGIEVLTRYLAKELGERQIAVNTIAPGAIETDFGGGAVRDNQQLNDFVASQTALGRVGVPDDIGGAIASLLSEENRWVNAQRLEVSGGMFI